Proteins from a genomic interval of Arachis hypogaea cultivar Tifrunner chromosome 10, arahy.Tifrunner.gnm2.J5K5, whole genome shotgun sequence:
- the LOC112716349 gene encoding AAA-ATPase At3g28510, with protein MKKQKKNSTTMNKTMGEIWSLFGSKIASILVMWAMIERYMPRYFRALTDRFSQKLDKLLNPYIEIKFFEYSGNYMRSNDAFSAIENYLSSKSAAQARKLTCSATRNSLVLKVDDYEEVIDELKGVKLAWSLRKIVPVDKSFSSFEKIYYRLTFHGRHRKFVTKTYLKYVLDEGKAISMGKRQRKLYTNGGGEYSDKIGKWSHVIFEHPATFETVAMDPEKKKEIIDDLNTFKNSKEYYAKIGKPWKRGYLLFGPPGTGKSTLIAAIANFLSYDVYDIELTAVKSNAELRKLLTGISSRSVVVIEDIDCSLKLTGQRKTENEKDETEDGAVGVVKKQVEESKEEKKTQVTLSGLLNFIDGIWSASGGERVIIFTTNYVEKLDQALIRRGRMDKHIELSYCGFEGFKVLARNYLNLESHQGFEEIRGLLEETKVTPADIAENLMPKVGNEDPERCLERLIQALKNSKEEATKKIEKEKETATIESSGEDSPMEIGDEVKTSDPKMKNKKKDA; from the coding sequence ATGAAAAAGCAAAAGAAGAATTCAACAACAATGAACAAAACCATGGGTGAAATTTGGTCTCTGTTTGGTTCAAAAATTGCAAGCATTCttgtcatgtgggctatgatTGAGAGGTACATGCCTCGTTACTTTCGCGCTCTGACGGATAGATTCTCACAAAAGCTAGACAAATTGTTGAACCCATACATTGAGATCAAGTTCTTCGAGTATTCAGGTAACTACATGAGAAGCAACGACGCCTTCTCCGCCATCGAAAACTACCTGAGCTCGAAGTCCGCGGCCCAAGCAAGAAAGCTCACATGCAGCGCCACAAGGAACTCTCTGGTGCTAAAAGTGGATGACTACGAAGAAGTAATCGACGAGTTGAAAGGCGTAAAGCTTGCTTGGAGTCTAAGGAAGATAGTCCCGGTCGAtaaatctttttcttctttcgagAAAATATACTACCGTCTCACATTTCATGGCCGCCACCGGAAATTCGTCACCAAAACTTACCTCAAGTATGTTCTTGACGAAGGAAAGGCTATTTCCATGGGGAAGAGGCAGAGGAAGCTTTACACCAATGGCGGTGGAGAATATTCGGACAAGATTGGCAAGTGGAGTCACGTGATTTTCGAGCACCCTGCGACGTTCGAGACGGTTGCCATGGAtccggagaagaagaaggagataatTGACGATCTTAACACTTTCAAGAACAGCAAAGAATACTATGCGAAGATCGGGAAGCCTTGGAAGAGAGGCTATTTACTTTTTGGTCCTCCAGGGACTGGAAAATCAACACTCATCGCTGCCATTGCGAATTTTCTGAGCTATGATGTGTATGACATTGAGTTAACCGCTGTGAAGAGCAATGCAGAGCTGAGGAAGCTTCTGACTGGGATCTCGAGCAGGTCGGTTGTTGTGATCGAGGATATCGACTGCTCGCTCAAGCTGACTGGACAGAGGAAAACAGAGAATGAAAAAGATGAAACGGAGGATGGTGCGGTTGGTGTTGTGAAGAAACAAGTGGAGGAATCTAAGGAGGAGAAGAAAACCCAGGTAACACTCTCCGGGCTGCTGAATTTCATCGACGGGATTTGGTCGGCTAGCGGCGGCGAGAGAGTGATCATATTTACTACCAATTATGTGGAGAAACTCGATCAGGCTCTGATCCGGAGGGGCAGGATGGACAAGCACATTGAGCTGTCTTATTGCGGATTCGAGGGGTTCAAGGTCTTGGCTAGAAATTATTTGAACCTTGAGTCGCATCAAGGATTTGAGGAAATAAGAGGCTTGCTGGAAGAGACTAAAGTGACTCCTGCCGATATTGCCGAGAATTTGATGCCTAAGGTGGGCAATGAGGATCCTGAGAGGTGCTTGGAGAGGTTGATCCAAGCACTCAAGAACTCTAAGGAAGAGGCAACAAAGAAgattgagaaagagaaagagactgCAACAATAGAGTCAAGTGGAGAGGATTCACCAATGGAGATCGGAGATGAAGTGAAGACTTCAGacccaaaaatgaaaaataagaaaaaagatgcATGA
- the LOC112716351 gene encoding uncharacterized protein translates to MQMDDIYVVPVFHHGDRFGRGPSETLEYIGEKVEIFSKMDLDFVNFGDLVTLFKGLGYALYMAVYWHDLTSSDIESGLHILRGDAGINEMRENKLRNSTTDEFYIYFDHPVDEPQIVEEDAVVETGMKEFDDHIDDNIMRELQSSPSTEDDVYDSGEDELYKPPPIVSKTVSDEDYSSCDEKNDGMKRKRNMKGKEKVLPKSKDNVKKGTGPELSGSKKRAGLRSVSGSDPKGSRPTTKPKGTGPTVKPKITRPVAKPKETGPNVKPRRTMPAVQAEEAVPQMIMCIPSCVWNSFIRHMHIA, encoded by the coding sequence ATGCAGATGGATGATATATATGTGGTACCTGTTTTTCATCACGGAGACCGTTTTGGTAGAGGACCCAGTGAAACTCTTGAGTATATTGGTGAGAAAGttgaaattttttcgaaaatggACTTGGACTTCGTGAATTTTGGTGATTTGGTGACATTGTTCAAGGGTTTGGGCTATGCATTATACATGGCAGTTTATTGGCATGACTTAACAAGCAGTGACATTGAGTCTGGACTGCACATTCTGAGAGGGGATGCAGGAATCAATGAGATGCGAGAGAACAAGTTGAGGAATTCAACCACGGATGAGTTTTATATTTACTTCGACCATCCCGTAGATGAGCCACAGATAGTGGAAGAAGATGCTGTTGTAGAAACGGGGATGAAAGAATTCGATGATCACATTGATGATAACATCATGAGGGAGCTTCAGTCATCACCATCCACAGAAGATGATGTGTATGATAGTGGGGAGGACGAATTGTATAAACCTCCTCCGATTGTCTCTAAAACTGTTTCTGATGAAGATTATTCTAGTTGTGACGAGAAAAATGATGgtatgaagagaaaaagaaatatgaAAGGAAAGGAGAAGGTTCTGCCAAAGAGTAAGGACAATGTCAAGAAAGGGACAGGACCAGAGTTAAGTGGAAGTAAAAAAAGAGCTGGACTAAGGAGTGTTAGTGGGAGTGATCCTAAAGGAAGCAGGCCAACTACAAAGCCCAAAGGAACTGGACCTACTGTAAAGCCCAAAATTACCAGGCCTGTTGCCAAACCTAAAGAAACTGGGCCTAATGTAAAACCCCGAAGAACTATGCCTGCTGTACAGGCTGAAGAAGCTGTGCCCCAGATGATTATGTGCATCCCTAGTTGTGTATGGAATTCATTCATAAGACATATGCACATTGCATAA